From the Serratia nematodiphila DZ0503SBS1 genome, one window contains:
- a CDS encoding amino acid permease, with amino-acid sequence MRNETTQLRRGLNARHIRFMALGSAIGTGLFYGSAGAIQLAGPAVLLAYLVGGAAVFMVMRALGEMAVHQPVSGSFGHYASHYLGPLAGFLTGWTYTFEMVIVALADVTAFGIYMGLWFPDVAQWVWVLSIILFIGALNLCSVKVFGELEFWLSLVKVAAIVAMIVGGAAVMLFGFGQAQHATGISNLWQHGGFMPNGIGGVVASLAVVMFAFGGIEIIGITASEAKDPAKVLPKAINAVPVRILLFYVLTLTVLMAIYPWNSIGQNGSPFVEIFSNLGISSAANVLNVVVITAAISAINSDIFGAGRMMYGMAQDGQAPRSFTKLTASGVPWMTVLVMSVALLLAVVLNYLIPEKVFMIIASIATFATVWVWLMILLSQIVMRRTLSPEETRQLSFPVPWWPVAPALATAFMAFVIGLLGYFEESRIALYVGLVWIAFLTAAYWLWVRKKGGGSPVTTATQQM; translated from the coding sequence ATGCGTAACGAAACGACACAACTCAGACGCGGACTAAACGCGCGGCATATCCGTTTCATGGCTCTCGGCTCGGCGATCGGCACCGGCCTGTTCTACGGCTCCGCCGGCGCCATCCAGCTGGCCGGCCCGGCGGTGCTACTGGCCTACCTGGTGGGCGGCGCGGCGGTATTCATGGTGATGCGCGCGCTGGGCGAAATGGCGGTGCACCAGCCGGTTTCCGGCTCGTTCGGCCACTACGCCAGCCACTATCTCGGCCCGCTGGCCGGGTTCCTCACCGGCTGGACCTACACCTTTGAAATGGTGATCGTCGCCCTGGCGGACGTCACTGCCTTCGGCATCTATATGGGGCTGTGGTTCCCGGACGTCGCCCAGTGGGTCTGGGTGCTCAGCATCATCCTGTTTATCGGCGCGCTCAACCTGTGCAGCGTCAAGGTTTTCGGCGAGCTGGAGTTCTGGCTGTCGCTGGTCAAGGTCGCCGCCATCGTGGCGATGATCGTCGGCGGCGCGGCGGTAATGCTGTTCGGTTTCGGGCAAGCCCAGCACGCCACCGGCATCAGCAACCTGTGGCAGCACGGCGGCTTTATGCCTAACGGCATCGGCGGCGTGGTCGCGTCATTAGCGGTGGTGATGTTCGCCTTCGGCGGCATCGAGATCATCGGCATCACCGCCAGCGAGGCGAAAGACCCCGCCAAAGTGCTGCCGAAGGCGATCAACGCCGTGCCGGTGCGCATCCTGCTGTTTTATGTGCTGACGCTGACGGTGCTGATGGCGATCTATCCGTGGAACAGCATCGGCCAGAACGGCAGCCCGTTCGTTGAGATCTTCAGCAACCTCGGCATCAGCTCCGCCGCCAACGTGCTGAACGTGGTGGTGATCACCGCGGCCATTTCGGCCATCAACAGCGACATCTTCGGCGCCGGCCGCATGATGTACGGCATGGCGCAGGACGGCCAAGCGCCGCGCAGCTTCACCAAGCTGACCGCCAGCGGCGTGCCGTGGATGACGGTGCTGGTGATGTCGGTCGCCCTGCTGCTGGCGGTGGTGCTCAACTACCTGATCCCGGAGAAGGTCTTCATGATCATCGCCTCAATCGCTACCTTCGCCACCGTCTGGGTGTGGCTGATGATCCTGCTGTCGCAGATCGTCATGCGCCGCACGCTGTCGCCGGAGGAAACCCGTCAGTTGAGTTTCCCGGTGCCGTGGTGGCCGGTGGCGCCGGCATTGGCGACCGCCTTTATGGCGTTCGTCATCGGCCTGCTCGGCTACTTCGAAGAGAGCCGCATCGCCCTGTATGTCGGGCTGGTGTGGATCGCGTTCCTCACCGCGGCTTACTGGCTGTGGGTGCGCAAAAAAGGCGGCGGTTCGCCGGTGACCACAGCGACGCAACAGATGTAA
- a CDS encoding methionine gamma-lyase — MSATAVGHDFATRAIHYGYDPQRYQGALSPPVFMSSTFAFPTAEYGGACFAGTEPGYFYSRIANPTLNLLEQRIANLEEGEAAVAFASGMGAITACCWTLLRPGDELIVDETVYGCTFSYFHHGLARFGVKITHVDLTRPERLAAAIGPRTRLVYCETPANPNMRLIDIAAVAEIAHRHHALLLVDNTYCTPYLQRPLALGADIVVHSATKYLGGHGDLLAGIAVTRQALAEAIRLEGLKDMNGAVLSAQDAALVLRGMKTLPLRMDRHCDNAQRLAEMLTEHPAVERVYYPGLANFPQHALAQRQMARPGGMLAFELRGGLCAGIRFLNALQLILRAVSLGDCESLAQHPASMTHSAYTPEERKRHHISEGLVRLSAGLEAFDDLQADILQALAQAQ, encoded by the coding sequence ATGTCCGCTACAGCAGTTGGCCACGACTTTGCCACCCGGGCTATTCATTACGGCTACGATCCTCAGCGGTATCAGGGGGCACTGTCTCCGCCGGTGTTTATGAGCTCTACGTTTGCTTTTCCCACGGCGGAATACGGCGGCGCCTGCTTTGCCGGCACCGAGCCGGGGTACTTTTATTCGCGTATCGCCAACCCGACGTTAAACCTGCTCGAGCAACGCATCGCCAACCTGGAGGAAGGGGAAGCTGCGGTGGCGTTCGCTTCCGGTATGGGGGCGATCACCGCGTGTTGTTGGACGCTGCTCAGACCGGGTGATGAGCTGATTGTCGACGAAACCGTCTATGGTTGCACCTTCAGCTACTTTCATCATGGTCTGGCGCGCTTTGGCGTCAAGATAACCCACGTTGATCTGACCCGGCCGGAGCGGTTGGCGGCGGCCATTGGACCGCGTACCCGCCTGGTGTATTGCGAAACGCCGGCCAATCCCAATATGCGTTTGATCGATATCGCCGCCGTGGCGGAGATCGCCCATCGGCATCATGCGCTGTTGCTGGTGGACAACACCTACTGTACGCCCTATCTGCAGCGGCCTTTGGCGCTAGGCGCCGATATCGTGGTGCACTCGGCGACCAAGTACCTCGGCGGGCACGGCGATCTCCTGGCCGGGATCGCGGTGACGCGTCAGGCGTTGGCCGAGGCGATCCGTCTGGAGGGGCTAAAGGACATGAATGGGGCGGTACTGTCGGCGCAGGATGCCGCGCTGGTGCTGCGTGGGATGAAAACTTTGCCGCTGCGCATGGATCGTCATTGCGATAATGCGCAGCGCCTGGCGGAGATGCTGACGGAGCATCCGGCGGTCGAGCGGGTATATTACCCCGGCCTGGCGAACTTCCCTCAGCATGCGTTGGCGCAGCGGCAAATGGCGCGCCCCGGCGGCATGCTGGCGTTTGAGCTGCGGGGTGGCCTGTGTGCAGGCATTCGCTTCCTCAATGCGCTGCAGCTCATCTTGCGCGCGGTCAGCCTGGGCGATTGCGAAAGCCTGGCGCAACACCCGGCCAGCATGACGCACTCGGCCTACACGCCTGAAGAGCGGAAACGGCACCACATCAGCGAGGGGCTGGTGCGGCTGTCCGCCGGGCTGGAGGCGTTTGACGATCTGCAGGCGGATATCCTGCAGGCGCTGGCGCAGGCGCAATAA